One window of Pleurodeles waltl isolate 20211129_DDA chromosome 3_1, aPleWal1.hap1.20221129, whole genome shotgun sequence genomic DNA carries:
- the LOC138284478 gene encoding 4-galactosyl-N-acetylglucosaminide 3-alpha-L-fucosyltransferase FUT6-like: protein MESKKLTQLPSIRNIFFIFFMQFFVGFCIFSYVRIYDDSSIVICPTAAPDLPAEAKNKVVMLLWTWPFGGHFDLHKCEEDYGISGCYLTANRSWYAQADAVVFHHRDVCNSIKQLPQEPRPQNQHWLWFNLESPSHSPNLGLMDNLINITMSYRRDSDIFAPYGWVEIAKEPRNFTIPPKSKLVSWVVSNWNPLSKRVQYFQELQKHITVDVFGRGHLPLAREEKHSTISQYKFYLAFENSQHEDYITEKLWNNALLSGTVPIVLGTTRENYQRFLPAEAFIHVDDFNTHKEMADYLKLLDSNDEKYQKYFEWRRRLRVVGETGWSTHYCKACRYLTQYQNYRTIPSLAKWYK from the coding sequence ATGGAGTCCAAGAAACTGACGCAGCTGCCTTCGATCAGAAATATATTCTTCATTTTCTTCATGCAGTTCTTTGTTGGCTTTTGCATATTCAGCTATGTCAGGATCTACGACGACTCCAGCATCGTCATATGTCCTACGGCAGCACCGGACCTTCCTGCTGAAGCCAAAAACAAGGTGGTAATGCTTCTGTGGACCTGGCCTTTTGGGGGACATTTTGACCTACACAAGTGTGAGGAGGATTATGGAATCTCAGGTTGTTACTTGACAGCAAACAGGAGCTGGTACGCGCAGGCTGATGCTGTTGTTTTCCATCACAGGGATGTGTGCAATTCTATAAAGCAACTGCCCCAGGAACCAAGGCCTCAAAATCAGCACTGGCTTTGGTTCAACCTGGAGTCACCCAGCCACAGCCCCAATCTGGGCCTTATGGACAACCTAATTAATATCACCATGTCTTACAGACGAGACTCTGATATTTTTGCTCCCTATGGTTGGGTAGAAATAGCAAAAGAACCTCGAAACTTCACTATCCCACCCAAGTCAAAGCTGGTGTCCTGGGTGGTCAGTAATTGGAACCCATTGTCCAAGCGTGTGCAGTATTTTCAGGAGTTGCAGAAACACATAACAGTAGATGTCTTTGGCCGGGGACACCTCCCTCTGGCTAGGGAGGAGAAACACTCCACCATTTCTCAGTACAAGTTCTACCTGGCCTTCGAGAACTCGCAGCACGAAGACTACATCACAGAGAAACTTTGGAATAATGCACTTCTCTCAGGAACAGTGCCCATCGTTCTTGGTACTACCCGGGAGAACTATCAACGCTTTCTTCCTGCGGAAGCTTTTATCCATGTGGACGATTTTAATACTCATAAGGAAATGGCAGATTACCTGAAACTCTTGGATTCCAATGATGAGAAGTACCAGAAATATTTTGAATGGCGACGCCGGCTTCGCGTTGTGGGTGAAACTGGTTGGAGCACTCATTACTGCAAAGCCTGTCGGTAcctgacacagtaccaaaactacAGGACTATCCCCAGTTTGGCTAAGTGGTACAAGTGA